atatGACCTTCACATAGACCTTAACACTGCACACATAAAATCTAAAAACATTGAgtatatacattaggccgggtcgatttgtggggaggcaaaaaaatcgcccattgctctgtgaaaatcatattctagggatcaaaataagaaactttgccgaaggaactatacctctaaaacgaattctgatgtcccccccccccccccccccccctttgggtcataggggcaaattttgaaaaatcccactttgaaatgcctatgtttttcctttttggagtttatttttctctttagaaatttatttagtcagaacatatgtaaatgaaaaaataaacgtaacttagtaatagaaaagaaattaaaaaaaattattagaaattagcgtttttacaacccccttttaaaaccaaggcatcactgtgatgcatttgcatgtcgtaaacatagttgtgtgggttttttattcaaccgttttaaaaaatgaaggtatcactgtgacacaattgcagatcgtaaaattgcttgtgttgttttttttaagccaccacaagacacagcaggtagaattgaaattgcccctacccaaaagttcgacccataggggggggggggggcatcagaattcgttttagaggtatggttccttcggcaaagtttcttattttgatccctagaatacgattttcacagagcaatgagcgatttttaaatcgtcccgccctaatatacatacatatatacatctacaaATGGATGTCTTTCCCCCGTTACCTAGTCGTAtctatgtgtacattaatactcATACAGGCAGAACTACATACATCGACTGCATTACTCCTGTTGTCTCTCTTCTAACTAACCAACTCAATTGAAGTAATTGGGGCTGTTGCTCttgttatatagtatatatccttaTAATTAATTGTACAATCGAACAACTTTTTGATGCCTTATAATTTcttatataaatattataatgtatatatattttctctTGGGTTCTTCCTTTACAGGCATGCCCATTAAATCCCGCGCCAGAACTGCAGTCTGAGCAGGAGTTTTCCCAACGCTTTGCCCATGTTATACGAGGTGTAATTGACTTTGCGGGGATGATACCAGGCTTCCAGCTTCTTTCCCAAGATGACAAATTCACTTTATTAAAAGCTGGCCTCTTCGATGCACTATTCGTTCGTTTAATTTGCATGTTTGATTCTTCCATAAATAGTATTATATGCTTGAACGGGCAGGTAATGCGTCGTGATGCGATACAGAATGGCGCTAATGCCCGGTTTTTGGTAGATTCAACATTTAACTTTGCTGAAAGAATGAACTTGATGAATTTGTCCGATGCTGAGATTGGTCTGTTTTGTGCAATTGTATTGATAACGCCGGATCGGCCAGGCCTACGTAACATTgaattgattgaaaaaatgtatagCCGATTAAAAGGTTGTTTACAAAAAGTCATCATTCAGAATAGGGCCGATCAGCCCGACTTTATGTCGAAGTTGTTGGACACAATGCCAGATTTGCGAACATTGAGCACTCTACATACAGAAAAATTAGTTGTATTTCGTACGGAACATAAAGAGCTACTACGACAACAAATGTGGACAATGGACGATGAGAGACCAATTGGAATGAATAGTCCAGTTATTAATTGGGATGATCCCCGCATGGATGTCGAGGCCAAAAGCCCACTTGGTTCTGTGTCAAGCACGGAATCTGGAGATATAGAGTATAGCTCATCTGCAATGTTAACATCCCACCAGCAAATTAATCAGCAAGGACAGCAACCATCTGCCTTAGCATCTTCAGCTCCCTTATTAGCCGCCACATTATCAGGTACATGCCCAATACGTAACAGAGCCAATTCAGGATCGTCTGGGGACTCTACCGCCGATATGGACATTGTTGGCTCGCATTCCCATCTTACTCAAAATGGCTTGACAATCACTCCAATTGTTCGCTCGCATTCCCACCAACAATTACATCATCATTTGACCTCTGGCACACCGAATAGATACCGCAAATTGGATTCACCCACCGATTCTGGAATTGAATCGGGTAATGAGAAAAATGATTGTGGAATTAAAGCAGCAAGCTCTGGTGGTAGTTCTTCGTGTTCTAGCCCACGTTCCAGTGTAGACGATGCTCTTGATTGCACAGATACGGTGGCAGCAAGTACCAATCAAGTTACAATAACAGTGTCGCCTATTCGTTCTCCACAACCTAAAGCTCCCATACCATCATCCTCATCAGCACCAGGAAATATGCAAAACACGCTTAAACGCCAAATAGTGGAAGATATGCCTGTGCTGAAACGTGTATTACAAGCTCCACCACTTTACGATACTAACTCATTAATGGATGAAGCCTACAAACCACATAAAAAGTTTCGAGCACTTCGCCACCGTGAATTTGAAACGGCGGAAACTGACCCGAGTTCAACATCGAATGGTTCTAATTGTGCAGAAAAAACCACAACAAGTATCCAAACAAACAACTCCGTACAAAGTTCACAAAAAAATTCAGGCGCTAATAGTCCACCTCTCTCATCTCAAACATATAATACATCTACATCAGCTGTAGTGGTTTCACAAAGTGCGATACCTCCATCAATATCTCCTAACGTAAGTAGCCCCGCGCCGATTGCAGGAAATTTCCCGCAACAAAGTCAACTCCAAATGCACTTAACACGTCAAGGTGCAAATATTTGTAATAATGGGAGTGGGAGTGAAAACAATAATGGTCTTATCCATCCTCAACAATCATCTCTATCAAGCACTCATTCAGTCCTGGCTAAATCTTTAATGGCGGAGCCACGCATGACTCCTGAACAAATTAAGAGATCTGacataattaaaaattatataatgcGCGATTCTACTTCGGCTTGCTCGGGAAATCGTAGCCCAGCACCAACACAACATTTGACGTCATTGAATCAAAACTCTCTACAATACAACTCCTCCGCTTCCCCGTCATCTGCTAATTCTCCTGCTTGTTCTAGTAGTAGCTGTGTTTCACCATCAACGTTAGCATCTCCTCCACCTCCGTCTGCCATGGGTCCCATAACTACAAGATGGCAAAGTCAATCCGTAATCACAACAAGTATAAGTCATCGGCAGCAATCTGTTTCTCCGAGTAGTAACGGATCGGGTTCATCATCATCAAATAGCTGTCAATACTTTCAGTCTCCGCACTCAACATCAAACTCAGTATCTTCTCCCCGCCCATCGCCGTCAACAGTACACACAACCCAACGTCTACTAGAACTACAAGTGGATATTGCTGATTCGCAACAACCTTTGAATTTATCGAAAAAGTCACCCACACCACCCCCAAATAAAATGCAGGCATTAGTAGCAGCTGCCACAGCTGCGCAAAGATATCCTAATGTATCTGCCGATGTCACTGTTACACCGAACAGTTCAGAACCTCAACAAACGGCCACCAATGTGTCAATAAACAGTAAGGCACAACTCCAAGTTCACAAAGTCATGTTGGAGGCGTAAACTTTAAATGTATGTAGTGAATAAATCCAgtacatgtacgtacatatgtgcatatgtatgtatgtgttgaaTTCTTGGTCAAATGTAAAAATATTATTTGAGTGAATATTATTTCAACTCCTACCAGCTTTTACATTAAAAACAGAAGTCGGAAAAAATTCAGAGTTGGGTGTTAAACgttcacacacacaaataaaataatatccTTATCAATAGTACACAACATCAGACAACAACCACTATGTACGCCTTGTATTTTGTAAGTGCATACATTTGCGCGTGTGTACATctcataggtacatatatacatatgtacatccaagCATATATTATATGTACGTGGTAAGTGAATAAGTTTAGGTGACAAACGTATACACGACAACTAAAAGAGAGAGACTGAAtattcataaatattaaaaagaaaatttaattaaatatatgaATGAAATGTTTTACGTAATGTAAAATTCAAGAACTGTTACGTGTTTTTGGGTGTGCATGTGAACAAGATTTGTGAAAACCCATTAAAATCAGTTAAATATAATTATGTAATTACGCATTATTCATTCatacaaatattttccttaaGACATTAATAATTGATAAAAATATGTTACTATACAtatagaaatttaaaatttaagtaattagAAGTATCATGTTAAATTAGGCGAAGAGAATGACAGCAAATATATATTTCGATTGAAAATTTATGTAAACACATTTATTAACGAATGTATGTATAAAAGTTTCGTAGGTAttgctatatacatacatatgtacatatcgtcCTGTTTCTGCGTGAATCGcgtaactacatacatatatttgagcAAATAATTTGTTTATGTTAACGTTATGGTTTGATGCTCCTTCATTACCTCCGTATCTTCATTTTTGTATGCAATACAGTTTTCTTCGGTTTGCCAAATATATCTCATTTGCAGATAAGTGGTTTACTAAGAAACGGGACAATATGACCAATGAAAGTCTAGCGATAAACTTATTTTTAAAGCACACAAAATAAATTGTACAAAAGCATGCAATATACATACAATAGTTTAAAAAATAACCAAAACAAGTAATTTATTATGCTACATTTCATTTAAAagtgtatctatgtatgtatgtatgtatgtatagatagATACTAAATAATCTTTAAAGTAATCCCCATATTCTGACCGAGCTGTCAACACTTATCATATATTCTGAGATGCAAATTTTTGTGAGGAGCGTTTTACTGCATTAGAGGGACAAGCGCTACCAGCTTTTTCGAATGGCACTGGGGTAAAACAATGGAGTATTCTATAAAAAAATTGGCACAACTATAAatgcataaatatttatgtgcgtAGATGCGCTGTATCTGTTTTTAATATCATAGAGCATTTGAAATCATCTTCTATTCTAAACTATTCCGAaaatgtaggtttttatgtagCTCCAACAAATACAGGCACATTTGCTGGAATAAAAAACAGTTTCTCTTTTAAACTGAAGAATAAAAGTAAGAAGAAATGATGATCCAGCTAGAACTAGGTTTATTGTCAAAAAGCTCTACGATTTTTTTACAAAACAGTTAAGTATGTATTAGTTATGAATATTATGATCACATAAAGAGGtaatattttgctttttttggCATTTTTACTTTAAGCTCttattattttggttaaattGTTTTACTCTTGGTTGATTTATTATACCCTTATTAATAAAAATCACTATTTATCTGTTAACGTGATACGTTTTTACTATGTTAAACaagattattattgtttttaaatgtataacTAAGTTGTAAAATACAAATTTCCTCCTTAATTTGTAAGATCACTTGAAGTAGTAGTAAATATGCAATAAGAGATatgttttagtttatttttgcGTGTGTCTTCAATTTATGAATGTATTGGACTTGATGTATCTGTTTAAGTTATTTTAAATGGTCTTAAAACTGTTGGAATAATTTTCGATGCAAACTGACATTACTATTATTATATtgtaattattattaatattatttccattattattattttatattttaagctACATAATTATTCTTAACATTTTATGATTCTTAGTAATTGTATTAGTAGTAGCGGTATTAGTAGTAGTATTTTAGTTTTAGTAGGTATAAAACAAAGATTTTCAAATatacagaaatttaaaaattaatttcaaccGTTTTGTTTAATTCACACTAGTTAAATCTTttgattttgtttaaaaatggGTTCTTATTTTGGTTTGTCTGTTaatatttttttggatatttgaAAGTTGATTTGGTTGTTTCTTCTTTTAACCACAACTTGCTCCAAAAACGTGCACCAAATATTTGTTTACCTTATTTACCGAAATTCGTATTAATACTACGGTTCTTGGAGGAAACTATCCTGCAAAAAGGCGAGTAGTCTAGGATGAATTCGTGATTAGTCGCAAACGAGTGTGTTTGAGCATGCCCTATGAAGAGACCAATTGAACCTGTTTAAGCATGATTGGGTAGTGTTGGACTGGTCCTCTTTTTACCAATACGGGTACTGTCAAATGGGTACTTTTTACACGCCCCTTCATGCCCTTACGGGTACTGTTCTACAGGTCCTCTTTGTATCCAATCGGTTACTGTACTCCTACGGGTAAGGTCGGACGGGTTTTCTTTattaaattattgtttttttattatgatgCAAAAACTGAAGAGAAATTAAACAACTCCAAAGGATATCCTGTAAATTCAAATATATAAAGATATCTGAAGAGATCTTTGGCAGGGTTGAAATAGCTAGAATATCAGCCAGTATGTTTAATTTCTCTTCAGCTTTTCTatcataataaaaatacaataattaatttAAGGAAATTATTGCGCAATACGTCTAAAAACTCATCACATTTTACGACTCTTatgcaatattaaaatttttttcggtcttggtattgtgaaaaataaaacaaaagcaagTCCTACGATAGTGGAATATATGGTATTAGTATTTTAGCCTCGGTATGGGACTCCTCATTTCTTTAATAATTCGctttagttttaatagttttttttttacctatttcgttgccgttttttatTTGAGCTGCTCACAGTCCCGTCTAATTTGGCTGTGGGAATTCACCACGTGCATTTAAGCACATGATCAATTTTTGTGTTTGCTTTgcatgaaaatgaaaaatatcactttaaagaaaattgcctagcgtttttttatattttactggTTAATTTAGAAAAACTTGAAAACTGGCTGAAAAACAAAATGAATTCTTGTGCAATTCAACAAACTGGAAATTTTAAGGAAAATCAAAAGTTGCAAACTAAAAAAGGactaaaaaattatgtaaatggttgtaaattttcaataataaaacgTTGGCATGTAAAACAATACTGCCAGTCTTGATTTGGtaatgtggtgtgatggtagcgtgctccgactaccacaccgaagatcctgggttcaatcccgggcaaagcaaaatcaaaattgtagaaacaaattttttaaattagaagacaatttttctaaggttcgctcctcggcagtgtttggtaagcactacatatttttgccatgaaaatctctcagtgaaaactcatctgccttgcagatgccgttcggagtcggcataaaactagtaggtcccgtcctgaaaatctctcagtgaaaactcatctgccttgcagatgccgttcggagtcggcataaaactagtaggtcccgtcccgccaatttgtaggaaaaattaacaaggagcatgacgcaaattgggagagaagctcgacctaaaatcccttcggaggttatcacgcctttcATTTTGTTTATGTGAGTACCCTGTGTTAAAATTAGATACATTAATTTC
The Eurosta solidaginis isolate ZX-2024a chromosome 5, ASM4086904v1, whole genome shotgun sequence DNA segment above includes these coding regions:
- the Eip75B gene encoding ecdysone-induced protein 75B, isoforms C/D isoform X3, whose product is MKMVMSADSSNWHIRSESLSARLSSLSSDRLPSSPRNENECQFAQNCEQISSPPCPEISHRGFEHHINFGLNQPHSTAVQFSPTSSTTSSSQNRVGQSHLENALKLPPNTSASTYYQQTKTLAKSSQATFFGTYQADHSSKCEQPHMEPNNSLTDYVKISQPPPLKKLTSEEFVSSVCEDVLDYGQQKSEKCINNLCTSPVISTGIKNDGNNSYFSCTTTFPSTSADTTCKMPHSNVIYINKTTCNISNKTLVVQAQHLKQNFEQNSFNESYSSENYDAVASTSDLPSSHARTNDYEQNTCFPQHIINGQLYQQDSRPQTPEYIKSYPVMDTTVASSVKGEPELNIEFDGTTVLCRVCGDKASGFHYGVHSCEGCKGFFRRSIQQKIQYRPCTKNQQCSILRINRNRCQYCRLKKCIAVGMSRDAVRFGRVPKREKARILAAMQQSTQNRGQQRALAGELDDQPRLIAAVLRAHLETCEFTKEKVATMRQRARECPSYSMPTLLACPLNPAPELQSEQEFSQRFAHVIRGVIDFAGMIPGFQLLSQDDKFTLLKAGLFDALFVRLICMFDSSINSIICLNGQVMRRDAIQNGANARFLVDSTFNFAERMNLMNLSDAEIGLFCAIVLITPDRPGLRNIELIEKMYSRLKGCLQKVIIQNRADQPDFMSKLLDTMPDLRTLSTLHTEKLVVFRTEHKELLRQQMWTMDDERPIGMNSPVINWDDPRMDVEAKSPLGSVSSTESGDIEYSSSAMLTSHQQINQQGQQPSALASSAPLLAATLSGTCPIRNRANSGSSGDSTADMDIVGSHSHLTQNGLTITPIVRSHSHQQLHHHLTSGTPNRYRKLDSPTDSGIESGNEKNDCGIKAASSGGSSSCSSPRSSVDDALDCTDTVAASTNQVTITVSPIRSPQPKAPIPSSSSAPGNMQNTLKRQIVEDMPVLKRVLQAPPLYDTNSLMDEAYKPHKKFRALRHREFETAETDPSSTSNGSNCAEKTTTSIQTNNSVQSSQKNSGANSPPLSSQTYNTSTSAVVVSQSAIPPSISPNVSSPAPIAGNFPQQSQLQMHLTRQGANICNNGSGSENNNGLIHPQQSSLSSTHSVLAKSLMAEPRMTPEQIKRSDIIKNYIMRDSTSACSGNRSPAPTQHLTSLNQNSLQYNSSASPSSANSPACSSSSCVSPSTLASPPPPSAMGPITTRWQSQSVITTSISHRQQSVSPSSNGSGSSSSNSCQYFQSPHSTSNSVSSPRPSPSTVHTTQRLLELQVDIADSQQPLNLSKKSPTPPPNKMQALVAAATAAQRYPNVSADVTVTPNSSEPQQTATNVSINSKAQLQVHKVMLEA
- the Eip75B gene encoding ecdysone-induced protein 75B isoform X1, with the protein product MLNKMKCLEESATVADNCNQSLPLANSNSSSNVAYVKLIKTEPVDLEMSYVESCEIKERRLENILESNILRKASENGVKSSISPSAQNPHVQIQTVPPRQPGTGLLSNVNTMQKIILTPRVDYIQSPTSTSDIGNESSKIIRHAYPQHFNSRNQSQQPEQQFTHTIGHNSQRAPQYRQSDATVGPQIIITRSLPVAVTSHGPIQRRHSASPSNYQRTTPIMNTNNSTNSPPPSLQHQNQYSAPQPSPPPLSLQNHVRVIRDGRLHDGSVLVSHNSVSPPPLHHHNQSRSAPNSPILPGRYSLSPHDIPSSSQSQQSSIEQHDSQIQRINNEKPQIHISDSSGQCNRHNLNLSPLPSPTSADLMLHQIPSTLPACNQHQPFAPRKFVVTTSTRQSGIISLNSSSKHIQHSNYSQQKNQQLQRHHFSKYQQEENGSSQSVMATSEPISASTRQFRIPVVTNNRFNSNSSYDSQLQSQSNTAMRPPPPPPPKTKNSVSTSVSLSNACNMGSSSVDCHSNEEPSSSIPDLEFDGTTVLCRVCGDKASGFHYGVHSCEGCKGFFRRSIQQKIQYRPCTKNQQCSILRINRNRCQYCRLKKCIAVGMSRDAVRFGRVPKREKARILAAMQQSTQNRGQQRALAGELDDQPRLIAAVLRAHLETCEFTKEKVATMRQRARECPSYSMPTLLACPLNPAPELQSEQEFSQRFAHVIRGVIDFAGMIPGFQLLSQDDKFTLLKAGLFDALFVRLICMFDSSINSIICLNGQVMRRDAIQNGANARFLVDSTFNFAERMNLMNLSDAEIGLFCAIVLITPDRPGLRNIELIEKMYSRLKGCLQKVIIQNRADQPDFMSKLLDTMPDLRTLSTLHTEKLVVFRTEHKELLRQQMWTMDDERPIGMNSPVINWDDPRMDVEAKSPLGSVSSTESGDIEYSSSAMLTSHQQINQQGQQPSALASSAPLLAATLSGTCPIRNRANSGSSGDSTADMDIVGSHSHLTQNGLTITPIVRSHSHQQLHHHLTSGTPNRYRKLDSPTDSGIESGNEKNDCGIKAASSGGSSSCSSPRSSVDDALDCTDTVAASTNQVTITVSPIRSPQPKAPIPSSSSAPGNMQNTLKRQIVEDMPVLKRVLQAPPLYDTNSLMDEAYKPHKKFRALRHREFETAETDPSSTSNGSNCAEKTTTSIQTNNSVQSSQKNSGANSPPLSSQTYNTSTSAVVVSQSAIPPSISPNVSSPAPIAGNFPQQSQLQMHLTRQGANICNNGSGSENNNGLIHPQQSSLSSTHSVLAKSLMAEPRMTPEQIKRSDIIKNYIMRDSTSACSGNRSPAPTQHLTSLNQNSLQYNSSASPSSANSPACSSSSCVSPSTLASPPPPSAMGPITTRWQSQSVITTSISHRQQSVSPSSNGSGSSSSNSCQYFQSPHSTSNSVSSPRPSPSTVHTTQRLLELQVDIADSQQPLNLSKKSPTPPPNKMQALVAAATAAQRYPNVSADVTVTPNSSEPQQTATNVSINSKAQLQVHKVMLEA
- the Eip75B gene encoding ecdysone-induced protein 75B, isoforms C/D isoform X4, whose translation is MTEELPILKSILKGNADYHNAPVRFGRVPKREKARILAAMQQSTQNRGQQRALAGELDDQPRLIAAVLRAHLETCEFTKEKVATMRQRARECPSYSMPTLLACPLNPAPELQSEQEFSQRFAHVIRGVIDFAGMIPGFQLLSQDDKFTLLKAGLFDALFVRLICMFDSSINSIICLNGQVMRRDAIQNGANARFLVDSTFNFAERMNLMNLSDAEIGLFCAIVLITPDRPGLRNIELIEKMYSRLKGCLQKVIIQNRADQPDFMSKLLDTMPDLRTLSTLHTEKLVVFRTEHKELLRQQMWTMDDERPIGMNSPVINWDDPRMDVEAKSPLGSVSSTESGDIEYSSSAMLTSHQQINQQGQQPSALASSAPLLAATLSGTCPIRNRANSGSSGDSTADMDIVGSHSHLTQNGLTITPIVRSHSHQQLHHHLTSGTPNRYRKLDSPTDSGIESGNEKNDCGIKAASSGGSSSCSSPRSSVDDALDCTDTVAASTNQVTITVSPIRSPQPKAPIPSSSSAPGNMQNTLKRQIVEDMPVLKRVLQAPPLYDTNSLMDEAYKPHKKFRALRHREFETAETDPSSTSNGSNCAEKTTTSIQTNNSVQSSQKNSGANSPPLSSQTYNTSTSAVVVSQSAIPPSISPNVSSPAPIAGNFPQQSQLQMHLTRQGANICNNGSGSENNNGLIHPQQSSLSSTHSVLAKSLMAEPRMTPEQIKRSDIIKNYIMRDSTSACSGNRSPAPTQHLTSLNQNSLQYNSSASPSSANSPACSSSSCVSPSTLASPPPPSAMGPITTRWQSQSVITTSISHRQQSVSPSSNGSGSSSSNSCQYFQSPHSTSNSVSSPRPSPSTVHTTQRLLELQVDIADSQQPLNLSKKSPTPPPNKMQALVAAATAAQRYPNVSADVTVTPNSSEPQQTATNVSINSKAQLQVHKVMLEA
- the Eip75B gene encoding ecdysone-induced protein 75B, isoforms C/D isoform X2 — its product is MVCATQELTANDRQDDQHSQLQCHAYQLQMQATSPSPQLKPYSMRPAESELTKMLLRATPSGNIQQISTHLAETPQRLPTTKSQLLKQKHSALVKLLESEPVTKKQVSKTEGTGVSASNILTENQIEHQNSVRSDDPKQYQLKHDFCSTECERLTSTGISPSLLIEPRTSEKNRVETDIVNIAEKSLTDSSNIGKDAIIENKDIDDVSKKKSKEIIVDISNKKPQETIAKAASHNMMSVPPVNASNFTTNSDCNEQYQCPWKKIRFAREWKQREQLQKEKQSLIKTENHYKRNESIDENIAKMIFNEVVATADLNLSEETQKEITVLLQQHRRDSSDSNSSLLSSSSNQSSTSLNTSFCKCVQQSHDNAIETDTRTSFCQCSDCHPKDIDSSCGDELCDIHGKPQQLSFVEQSAMNDLCQKFDENLETYNKFPADCRNESITNNESVQLPNKYISHISSKSGKTNCETAITDGFFRRSIQQKIQYRPCTKNQQCSILRINRNRCQYCRLKKCIAVGMSRDAVRFGRVPKREKARILAAMQQSTQNRGQQRALAGELDDQPRLIAAVLRAHLETCEFTKEKVATMRQRARECPSYSMPTLLACPLNPAPELQSEQEFSQRFAHVIRGVIDFAGMIPGFQLLSQDDKFTLLKAGLFDALFVRLICMFDSSINSIICLNGQVMRRDAIQNGANARFLVDSTFNFAERMNLMNLSDAEIGLFCAIVLITPDRPGLRNIELIEKMYSRLKGCLQKVIIQNRADQPDFMSKLLDTMPDLRTLSTLHTEKLVVFRTEHKELLRQQMWTMDDERPIGMNSPVINWDDPRMDVEAKSPLGSVSSTESGDIEYSSSAMLTSHQQINQQGQQPSALASSAPLLAATLSGTCPIRNRANSGSSGDSTADMDIVGSHSHLTQNGLTITPIVRSHSHQQLHHHLTSGTPNRYRKLDSPTDSGIESGNEKNDCGIKAASSGGSSSCSSPRSSVDDALDCTDTVAASTNQVTITVSPIRSPQPKAPIPSSSSAPGNMQNTLKRQIVEDMPVLKRVLQAPPLYDTNSLMDEAYKPHKKFRALRHREFETAETDPSSTSNGSNCAEKTTTSIQTNNSVQSSQKNSGANSPPLSSQTYNTSTSAVVVSQSAIPPSISPNVSSPAPIAGNFPQQSQLQMHLTRQGANICNNGSGSENNNGLIHPQQSSLSSTHSVLAKSLMAEPRMTPEQIKRSDIIKNYIMRDSTSACSGNRSPAPTQHLTSLNQNSLQYNSSASPSSANSPACSSSSCVSPSTLASPPPPSAMGPITTRWQSQSVITTSISHRQQSVSPSSNGSGSSSSNSCQYFQSPHSTSNSVSSPRPSPSTVHTTQRLLELQVDIADSQQPLNLSKKSPTPPPNKMQALVAAATAAQRYPNVSADVTVTPNSSEPQQTATNVSINSKAQLQVHKVMLEA